A single window of uncultured Tolumonas sp. DNA harbors:
- the rne gene encoding ribonuclease E yields MKRMLINATQEEELRVALVDGQRIYDLDIESPGHEQKKANIYKGKITRVEPSLEAAFVDYGADRHGFLPLKEIAREYFPENYTFHGRPNIKEVIKEGLEVIVQIDKEERGNKGAALTSFISLAGSYLVLMPNNPRAGGISRRIEGDERTELKEAMNGLEVPAGMGLIVRTAGVGKSQEELEWDLNILLKHWNAIKNASSNRAAPFLIHQESNVIVRAIRDYLRRDIGEILIDSETIFERAKQHIELVRPDFLNRVKLYKSEIPLFTHFQIESQIESAFQREVRLPSGGSIVIDPTEALTSIDINSSRATKGGDIEETALQTNLEAADEIARQLRLRDLGGLIVIDFIDMTPVRHQREVENRLRDAVRQDRARIQLGRISRFGLLELSRQRLRPSLNESSTHVCPRCSGQGFIRDNESLALSILRLIEEEALKDNTEQVIAQVPVDVAAYLLNEKRQAVLKLEQRHNVQLLIIPNTRLETPHFEVSRFRSGEESDALSYELKTDAPVEEYQPKPQLIITPTEQPALQGFAAPTVPAPTPVTPAPASPAAKPASEGVLSQLFSWIGSLFKSPAKTPAIEEQETTKERPQQPRRRDNRNNNRKRNTPYAGRNREDEVSGSVTTDEKAQTTQTRQPRRPRPERTERPERTERPERVQRDNAVEKEPTATRPERAPKERKPRNEVAAPGVEEQQDVARKEQRVEERRERRNTRSKKVRVTNETAQPEIVVDKSDAETATEQQTRTRRRRNNTERNTEKDVQETVAVETNTEATTTTPVVEALVVTPVAEQLPPTTLVTTASVSSEQPATAVESAVPEIAADADTAVIQQVQADVAANNVTIADVIVPVALDTVEAPVVAVVEPVQVVAKEVVTTEPVPVITAAVTVAPVAKAEVRGVIARVRFANAEMTRPAETPLPPVPPKGDYPPYQRKPVNGSGRAAGTSNLKQQASAPAGRPAEAE; encoded by the coding sequence ATGAAAAGAATGCTAATTAACGCGACTCAGGAAGAAGAGTTGCGCGTTGCCCTCGTTGATGGGCAGCGTATTTATGACCTGGATATCGAAAGCCCAGGCCACGAACAGAAAAAAGCCAATATTTATAAAGGTAAAATTACCCGGGTCGAACCGAGTCTGGAAGCAGCCTTCGTTGATTATGGTGCTGATCGCCATGGTTTCCTGCCGCTCAAAGAGATCGCCCGCGAATATTTTCCTGAAAACTATACCTTCCACGGTCGCCCTAATATCAAGGAAGTGATCAAGGAAGGTTTAGAAGTTATTGTTCAGATCGATAAAGAAGAGCGTGGCAACAAAGGTGCCGCGTTAACCAGCTTTATCAGTCTGGCTGGTAGCTATCTGGTGCTGATGCCAAACAACCCTCGTGCTGGCGGTATTTCTCGTCGCATTGAAGGTGATGAACGTACCGAACTGAAAGAAGCCATGAACGGACTGGAAGTACCAGCCGGTATGGGTTTGATCGTGCGTACCGCTGGTGTTGGTAAATCACAAGAAGAGCTGGAGTGGGATTTAAACATTCTGCTGAAACATTGGAATGCGATTAAAAACGCTTCTAGCAACCGCGCTGCACCTTTCCTGATCCATCAGGAAAGTAACGTTATCGTTCGTGCTATTCGTGATTATCTGCGCCGCGATATCGGTGAAATTCTAATCGACAGCGAAACTATTTTTGAGCGCGCGAAACAACACATTGAATTAGTTCGCCCTGATTTCCTGAACAGAGTAAAACTCTACAAGAGTGAAATCCCGCTTTTTACCCACTTCCAGATCGAAAGCCAGATTGAATCTGCTTTCCAACGTGAAGTGCGTTTGCCTTCCGGCGGCTCGATTGTTATTGATCCAACAGAAGCCTTAACTTCAATCGATATCAACTCATCTCGCGCAACTAAAGGCGGAGATATCGAAGAAACGGCACTGCAGACCAACTTGGAAGCAGCCGATGAAATTGCTCGCCAATTACGTCTGCGTGACTTAGGTGGTTTGATTGTTATCGACTTCATCGATATGACACCGGTACGTCATCAACGCGAAGTAGAAAACCGCCTGCGTGATGCAGTGCGTCAGGATCGTGCTCGCATTCAGTTAGGTCGTATATCTCGCTTTGGTTTGTTGGAACTGTCGCGCCAGCGCCTGCGCCCTTCATTAAATGAATCAAGTACCCATGTCTGCCCGCGCTGTAGTGGTCAGGGCTTTATTCGTGATAACGAATCACTGGCCTTGAGCATTCTGCGTTTAATTGAAGAAGAAGCATTAAAAGACAACACCGAGCAGGTTATTGCTCAGGTACCGGTTGATGTTGCTGCCTATCTGTTAAACGAAAAACGTCAGGCAGTATTAAAACTGGAACAACGTCATAACGTCCAGTTGCTGATCATTCCAAATACTCGTCTGGAAACACCGCACTTTGAAGTGTCACGCTTCCGTTCAGGTGAAGAAAGCGATGCACTCAGTTATGAATTAAAAACTGATGCGCCAGTGGAAGAATATCAGCCAAAACCACAGTTGATTATTACGCCAACTGAACAGCCTGCGTTACAAGGCTTTGCTGCACCAACTGTGCCGGCACCAACCCCTGTTACTCCGGCCCCGGCTTCTCCTGCGGCAAAACCAGCCTCTGAAGGTGTCTTATCACAACTGTTTAGCTGGATTGGTTCTTTGTTCAAATCACCAGCTAAAACGCCAGCTATCGAAGAACAAGAAACGACAAAGGAACGCCCACAGCAACCGCGTCGTCGTGATAACCGCAATAATAACCGGAAACGTAACACACCTTACGCTGGTCGTAATCGTGAAGATGAAGTTTCTGGTTCAGTGACGACTGATGAGAAAGCGCAAACCACGCAGACACGTCAACCACGTCGTCCTCGTCCTGAACGGACTGAAAGACCTGAGCGAACTGAACGTCCAGAACGAGTTCAACGCGATAACGCGGTAGAAAAAGAACCAACAGCGACCAGACCAGAACGGGCACCAAAAGAGCGTAAGCCTCGTAATGAAGTTGCAGCTCCAGGTGTTGAAGAACAGCAAGATGTTGCCCGTAAAGAGCAGCGCGTAGAAGAGCGCCGTGAACGTCGGAATACTCGCAGCAAAAAAGTGCGAGTGACTAATGAAACAGCTCAACCTGAAATCGTTGTTGATAAATCTGATGCAGAAACAGCAACTGAACAGCAAACTCGTACTCGTCGCCGCCGTAATAATACGGAACGCAATACAGAGAAAGATGTTCAGGAAACCGTTGCAGTAGAAACGAACACTGAAGCGACTACAACAACACCAGTAGTGGAAGCTTTGGTTGTTACTCCAGTAGCTGAACAATTACCGCCAACTACGCTTGTGACAACAGCTTCTGTTAGTTCTGAACAACCAGCTACGGCTGTTGAGAGTGCAGTGCCAGAAATTGCTGCAGACGCAGACACCGCTGTAATCCAGCAAGTTCAGGCTGATGTTGCCGCTAATAACGTGACGATCGCTGATGTCATCGTTCCTGTTGCTCTAGATACTGTTGAAGCACCTGTTGTTGCTGTAGTAGAACCAGTACAGGTAGTAGCTAAGGAAGTCGTAACAACTGAACCAGTTCCAGTTATTACTGCTGCTGTAACAGTAGCACCAGTAGCTAAAGCAGAAGTTCGAGGCGTTATTGCTCGCGTTCGCTTTGCGAATGCGGAAATGACTCGACCAGCGGAAACACCATTACCACCTGTGCCGCCAAAAGGTGATTATCCACCTTATCAGCGTAAACCAGTGAATGGTAGTGGACGTGCTGCCGGTACATCGAACCTGAAACAACAAGCGTCGGCCCCTGCAGGACGCCCTGCTGAAGCAGAGTAA
- the rluC gene encoding 23S rRNA pseudouridine(955/2504/2580) synthase RluC, translated as MNNTNPGVQFITIDAEQDGQRIDNFLKTQLKGVPKSLIYRILRKGEVRVNKKRIKPEYKLCVGDEIRVPPVRVAEENELPSSKLGSVQALAHQIIFEDDAIIVLNKPSGLAVHGGSGLSFGVIEGLRALRPESRFLELVHRLDRDTSGLLLVAKKRSALKHLHEQLRVKTMRKQYLALVRGQWQPHVKVVNAPLLKNILQSGERIVRVNSEGKPSETRFQIMQKFAHATLVMASPITGRTHQIRVHTLHAGHPIACDDKYGEREFDEQVKKAGLHRLFLHAYRLTFIHPVTGKEMSVEAPLDKELQSALDRLEK; from the coding sequence ATGAATAATACAAATCCTGGCGTACAGTTCATCACTATTGATGCTGAGCAAGATGGACAACGCATAGATAACTTTTTGAAAACTCAGCTAAAAGGGGTTCCTAAGAGCCTCATTTACCGTATTTTGCGCAAAGGAGAGGTGCGAGTTAATAAAAAACGCATTAAACCTGAGTATAAACTCTGTGTTGGCGATGAAATTCGTGTTCCTCCTGTTCGCGTTGCCGAAGAGAATGAGCTGCCGTCGTCAAAACTCGGTTCAGTGCAAGCATTGGCTCATCAAATCATCTTTGAAGATGATGCGATCATCGTGTTGAATAAACCATCCGGTTTAGCGGTACATGGTGGGAGTGGTCTGAGCTTTGGCGTGATCGAAGGCTTGCGCGCGTTAAGGCCAGAAAGTCGTTTTCTGGAATTGGTACACCGTCTGGATCGTGATACGTCAGGCCTGTTGTTGGTGGCAAAAAAGCGCAGTGCGCTGAAACATTTGCACGAACAATTACGTGTAAAAACGATGCGCAAGCAATATCTGGCTTTGGTGCGCGGACAATGGCAGCCACATGTCAAAGTCGTGAATGCGCCGTTGCTGAAAAACATTCTTCAGTCTGGCGAGCGTATTGTTCGGGTAAATAGTGAAGGTAAACCTTCTGAAACCCGTTTCCAGATCATGCAGAAATTTGCTCATGCCACTTTGGTGATGGCAAGCCCGATCACGGGGCGGACACACCAGATCCGTGTGCATACATTGCATGCCGGGCACCCAATTGCTTGTGACGATAAGTATGGTGAACGTGAATTTGACGAACAGGTGAAAAAAGCCGGTTTACACCGCTTATTCTTACATGCCTATCGTTTAACATTTATACACCCAGTAACGGGCAAGGAAATGTCGGTTGAAGCGCCACTCGATAAAGAGTTGCAGTCAGCATTAGATCGTTTGGAAAAATAG
- a CDS encoding HAD-IA family hydrolase yields the protein MKQYQLIIFDWDGTLMDSVGRIVSSMQKAAQASHLAVPPASSVKDIIGLSLQVSMQRLFPQASDEQHKTLIQHYSNYYKHLDDTPTPLFSGIDRMMQQLYASGKSLAVATGKSRNGLERVLLETDMTSLFCARRGADEAKSKPDPLMLQQILDELNMPPQSAVMVGDSVHDLAMAQAIGMDSIGVTWGVHDKAMLEHHQPVAIVDTVAELHQRLSGSSLHQ from the coding sequence ATGAAACAGTATCAACTCATCATTTTTGACTGGGATGGTACGCTGATGGATTCGGTCGGTCGGATCGTCTCCTCTATGCAAAAAGCGGCACAGGCTAGTCATCTAGCTGTGCCGCCAGCCAGTTCAGTCAAAGACATTATTGGACTTAGCTTACAAGTGTCGATGCAGCGTCTGTTTCCGCAAGCGTCAGATGAGCAGCATAAAACGTTGATTCAGCATTATAGTAACTACTATAAACATCTTGATGATACACCGACGCCGTTATTTTCTGGTATCGATCGTATGATGCAGCAACTGTATGCAAGTGGGAAATCGCTGGCCGTTGCAACCGGTAAATCACGCAATGGTTTAGAACGTGTATTGCTTGAAACCGACATGACATCGCTGTTTTGTGCGCGTCGGGGTGCCGATGAGGCTAAATCAAAGCCAGACCCACTCATGCTGCAACAAATTTTAGATGAACTAAACATGCCACCACAGTCTGCTGTGATGGTTGGCGATTCAGTGCACGACTTAGCGATGGCGCAGGCTATCGGTATGGACAGCATCGGTGTGACCTGGGGCGTGCATGATAAAGCAATGTTAGAACATCATCAGCCGGTTGCTATCGTTGATACAGTTGCCGAATTGCACCAGCGACTGTCTGGCAGCAGCCTCCATCAATAA
- a CDS encoding nucleoside triphosphate pyrophosphatase: MTPDLILASTSVYRRALLEKLALPFRFVAPHIDETPKTAEEAIQLVQRLALEKAQAVAKTNTTSWIIGSDQVCTINGEIVGKPGSVSAAIAQLQAASGQKISFYTGLCLFDAALDRYQLLAEPFHVHFRTLSLSQIERYVSAEKPFDCAGSFKSEGLGISLFQQLEGRDPNTLIGLPLIALVDMFAAWGVELPL, from the coding sequence ATAACACCTGATTTGATACTGGCATCGACCTCTGTTTACCGTCGGGCACTATTAGAGAAATTAGCTCTCCCCTTCCGTTTTGTCGCACCACATATAGATGAAACGCCAAAAACTGCGGAAGAGGCAATACAACTCGTACAACGTCTGGCATTAGAAAAAGCCCAGGCCGTAGCAAAAACAAACACCACTAGTTGGATTATTGGCAGTGATCAGGTTTGCACCATTAACGGAGAAATCGTTGGCAAACCCGGCTCCGTATCAGCCGCTATCGCACAATTACAAGCCGCATCAGGTCAGAAGATCAGCTTTTATACCGGCTTATGTTTGTTTGATGCAGCCTTAGATCGTTATCAGCTATTAGCGGAACCATTCCATGTACATTTCCGCACCTTATCATTATCGCAAATTGAACGGTATGTCAGCGCAGAAAAACCTTTTGATTGTGCCGGCAGCTTTAAATCAGAAGGGTTAGGGATCAGCTTATTCCAGCAACTGGAAGGCCGCGATCCAAATACCTTGATTGGGCTGCCGTTGATTGCTTTGGTGGATATGTTTGCAGCTTGGGGAGTTGAGTTACCATTATAA
- the yceD gene encoding 23S rRNA accumulation protein YceD, producing the protein MQKVKLPIKIDPVRCAAKRLDYQGIVEAKHMTRLVESSNGIVGDIEADLSFFTDPQGLVVMQGTASVTLIVECQRCSGEFEYHCKADFSYTPLLRNTIEDELPESYELIQLDENGEFDLNELIEDELILSLPIVAMHPLEECPMAGAQMTWGEIDPADERPNPFAVLTSLKRK; encoded by the coding sequence ATGCAAAAGGTAAAACTGCCCATAAAGATCGACCCCGTACGTTGTGCCGCTAAACGCCTTGATTATCAAGGTATTGTTGAAGCCAAGCACATGACGCGACTGGTCGAATCCTCGAACGGAATTGTTGGTGATATTGAAGCTGATCTGAGCTTTTTCACTGATCCTCAAGGCTTAGTTGTCATGCAGGGAACTGCATCGGTTACTTTGATCGTAGAGTGTCAGCGTTGTTCAGGTGAATTTGAATACCACTGCAAGGCTGATTTTTCGTATACTCCTCTTTTGAGGAACACGATAGAGGATGAACTGCCAGAATCTTACGAGTTGATTCAACTTGATGAAAATGGCGAGTTTGATCTTAACGAGCTGATTGAGGATGAATTAATTCTTAGTCTGCCGATCGTGGCTATGCACCCATTGGAGGAATGTCCAATGGCAGGCGCGCAAATGACGTGGGGTGAGATCGACCCTGCTGATGAGCGTCCAAACCCATTTGCTGTTCTAACTAGTTTGAAACGCAAGTAA
- the rpmF gene encoding 50S ribosomal protein L32, with amino-acid sequence MAVQQNRKTRSRRGMRRSHDALSAVQLSVDATSGETHRRHHVTADGYYRGKKVI; translated from the coding sequence ATGGCCGTACAACAGAACCGTAAAACCCGTTCACGTCGTGGCATGCGTCGTTCTCACGATGCGCTGTCAGCAGTGCAGTTGAGCGTTGATGCAACTAGCGGTGAAACTCATCGTCGTCACCATGTGACCGCTGATGGTTACTATCGTGGTAAAAAGGTAATCTAA
- the plsX gene encoding phosphate acyltransferase PlsX: protein MSVLTVALDAMGGDFGPSETVPAAAQALLLLPQINILLVGDQVQLVPLLEQYSLDTHPRLQLIHTSQSVSMAERPVIALRNKTDSSMRVMLELVRSGQAQACVSGGNTGALMVMAMRVITMLPHLKRPALCSSLPNLRGQHTVMLDLGCNVNCTPEMLWQFACMGDLVAKHVHAISSPKIALLNVGEEVIKGSKLVQETAELLAANDQFNYIGFLEGDQLISGQADVIVCDGFTGNIALKTAEGIARFFYSQLKALNGSLLAKNKPNSTDGIQTSLSVMHPDHYNGASLLGLNGIVIKSHGRADRRALSNAILHAVAEIEQQLPRRISERFIAEHTHER, encoded by the coding sequence TTGTCAGTTCTAACGGTTGCGTTAGATGCCATGGGGGGGGACTTCGGTCCCTCCGAAACAGTGCCTGCCGCTGCGCAGGCACTGTTGCTTTTGCCGCAAATCAACATTCTGTTGGTTGGTGATCAAGTTCAATTAGTTCCCTTGCTGGAACAATATTCCCTCGACACACATCCTAGATTACAGCTCATTCATACTTCGCAATCTGTCTCAATGGCGGAGCGACCTGTTATTGCTCTACGTAACAAAACTGACTCATCTATGCGAGTGATGCTGGAGTTGGTGCGATCGGGCCAAGCTCAGGCTTGTGTCAGTGGCGGTAATACTGGAGCATTAATGGTGATGGCGATGCGGGTGATTACTATGTTGCCGCATTTAAAGCGCCCGGCGCTGTGTTCATCTCTGCCGAATCTTCGTGGACAACATACCGTCATGCTTGATCTGGGGTGTAATGTTAATTGTACGCCTGAGATGTTATGGCAATTTGCCTGTATGGGTGATTTGGTCGCAAAACATGTACATGCTATTTCTTCTCCCAAAATTGCCTTATTAAATGTAGGTGAAGAGGTTATTAAAGGCAGTAAACTGGTGCAGGAAACAGCGGAATTACTGGCAGCAAATGATCAATTTAACTACATCGGTTTTCTGGAAGGTGATCAACTGATCTCTGGTCAAGCCGATGTAATTGTCTGCGATGGTTTTACCGGAAATATTGCATTAAAGACGGCAGAAGGGATTGCTAGATTTTTTTACAGCCAATTAAAGGCTCTTAATGGCTCTCTTTTGGCAAAAAATAAACCAAATTCTACTGATGGAATACAAACGTCTTTGTCAGTAATGCATCCAGACCACTATAATGGTGCCAGTCTTCTGGGGCTAAATGGTATCGTAATTAAAAGTCATGGGCGCGCCGACCGGCGGGCTTTGTCTAATGCCATTCTGCATGCAGTGGCTGAGATCGAACAACAGTTGCCTCGTCGGATCTCAGAACGCTTTATCGCAGAACACACACACGAGCGCTAA
- a CDS encoding beta-ketoacyl-ACP synthase III, translating to MFSKILGTGSYVPEKVRTNADLERMVETSDEWIVERTGIRERRIAGDNETVASLSFQAAQLALSAAGISAAELDMIIVATTSAENAFPAAACELQAMLDRPGIPAFDLAAACAGFTYALSVADQFIRTGNVKHILVVGADTLSRACEPNDRGTIILFGDGAGAVVLGASEEQGILSTHLFADGRYGELLKLPQAQRGAEDTDNAYMYMKGNDVFKVAVTRLSELVTQTLDANNIDKSELDWLVPHQANWRIISATAKKLGMSMDQVILTLDRHGNTSAASVPIALDEGVRDGRIKRGQLLLLEAFGGGFTWGSALVRY from the coding sequence ATGTTCAGTAAAATTCTTGGTACGGGTAGCTATGTACCCGAAAAGGTTCGTACTAACGCAGATCTTGAGCGTATGGTCGAAACCAGTGATGAATGGATCGTGGAAAGAACCGGCATCCGGGAACGCCGTATTGCTGGAGACAATGAAACAGTAGCCTCATTGTCTTTTCAGGCTGCCCAACTGGCGTTATCCGCGGCAGGGATCTCTGCTGCAGAACTGGATATGATTATTGTCGCTACGACCAGTGCTGAAAATGCGTTTCCGGCAGCGGCTTGCGAATTACAAGCTATGCTGGATCGTCCTGGTATCCCAGCATTTGATCTGGCGGCGGCTTGTGCTGGTTTTACCTATGCGCTGAGTGTGGCAGATCAATTTATTCGCACTGGAAATGTAAAACATATTCTGGTCGTTGGGGCAGATACATTATCTCGCGCCTGCGAGCCTAATGATCGTGGCACTATTATTCTGTTTGGTGATGGCGCAGGCGCCGTTGTATTAGGTGCATCAGAAGAGCAAGGTATTTTATCTACCCATTTATTCGCTGATGGTCGCTATGGTGAGTTGTTAAAACTACCACAGGCGCAGCGTGGCGCTGAAGATACAGATAATGCCTACATGTATATGAAAGGTAATGACGTATTTAAAGTCGCTGTTACCCGCTTGAGTGAGTTGGTAACACAGACACTGGACGCGAATAATATCGATAAATCTGAACTGGATTGGCTGGTTCCGCATCAAGCTAACTGGCGCATTATCAGTGCGACAGCCAAAAAATTGGGTATGTCGATGGATCAGGTGATCCTGACATTGGACCGTCACGGTAATACATCTGCAGCATCAGTGCCGATTGCATTGGATGAAGGTGTGCGTGATGGCCGGATCAAGCGTGGCCAATTGCTGTTGTTAGAAGCATTTGGTGGCGGCTTTACCTGGGGTTCAGCTTTGGTTCGTTATTGA
- the fabD gene encoding ACP S-malonyltransferase — protein sequence MSKFAIAFPGQGSQSVGMLAELAEAYPIIKETFAEASAVLGYDLFELVMQGPAEELNKTWKTQPALLTSSVALWRLWQAQGGATPAVMAGHSLGEYSALVCAGALNFADAVKLVELRGQAMQRAVPEGVGAMAAIIGLDNDSIAANCEKAAQGQVVSPVNFNSPGQVVIAGHKEAVERANVLMKESGAKRALPLPVSVPSHCALMKPAAEELAIALDKLEVKAPVIPVINNADVATVTDPAAIKDALVRQLYSPVRWTETVERMASEEITFEIEMGPGKVLSGLVKRIDKRVDGSAINDVAGLQDALSKVQ from the coding sequence ATGAGTAAGTTTGCAATTGCCTTCCCGGGACAAGGCTCTCAGAGCGTTGGCATGCTGGCTGAATTGGCCGAGGCCTATCCAATCATTAAAGAAACCTTCGCTGAAGCCAGTGCGGTATTAGGTTATGACTTGTTTGAATTGGTTATGCAAGGCCCAGCGGAAGAGTTGAATAAAACCTGGAAAACGCAGCCAGCTTTATTGACGAGCTCAGTCGCATTGTGGCGTTTGTGGCAGGCTCAAGGTGGCGCGACACCAGCTGTTATGGCGGGTCATAGCTTAGGTGAGTATTCAGCTTTGGTTTGTGCCGGTGCATTGAATTTTGCTGATGCGGTTAAGCTGGTGGAATTACGCGGTCAGGCTATGCAACGCGCAGTACCGGAAGGTGTTGGTGCAATGGCCGCTATCATCGGTTTGGATAATGATTCTATTGCTGCCAATTGTGAAAAAGCTGCACAAGGTCAGGTTGTCTCTCCGGTTAATTTTAACTCTCCAGGTCAGGTTGTTATTGCCGGCCATAAAGAAGCCGTTGAACGTGCCAATGTATTGATGAAAGAGTCTGGTGCTAAGCGTGCTTTACCGTTACCAGTTAGTGTGCCTTCTCACTGTGCGTTGATGAAGCCAGCGGCAGAAGAGTTGGCGATTGCATTAGATAAACTGGAAGTTAAAGCGCCTGTTATCCCTGTAATCAATAACGCGGATGTGGCAACTGTGACTGATCCGGCTGCCATCAAAGACGCCTTGGTTCGTCAGTTATACAGCCCGGTACGTTGGACTGAGACTGTGGAAAGAATGGCGAGCGAAGAGATCACTTTTGAGATCGAAATGGGACCAGGCAAAGTATTGTCAGGCCTGGTAAAACGAATTGATAAACGTGTAGACGGTAGTGCGATTAACGACGTAGCCGGTTTGCAAGATGCGTTGAGCAAAGTTCAGTAA
- the fabG gene encoding 3-oxoacyl-ACP reductase FabG, translating to MSFQGKVVLVTGASRGIGKAIAQTFVARGATVVGTATSESGAAAIGEYLGEAGAGLVLNVTEQSSIDALFDAIKAKYGEVDILVNNAGITRDNLLMRMKDDEWDDIIQTNLSSVYRLSKAVLRSMMKKRHGRIISIGSVVGTMGNAGQTNYAAAKAGLLGFTKSLAREVGSRGITVNAVAPGFIETDMTHVLNDEQRNGILSQVPAGRLGSAQEIASAVAFLASDEAAYITGETLHVNGGMYMV from the coding sequence ATGAGTTTCCAAGGTAAAGTAGTACTGGTCACTGGCGCTAGCCGCGGTATCGGTAAAGCAATTGCTCAGACATTTGTTGCGCGTGGCGCAACCGTTGTTGGTACTGCAACCAGCGAATCAGGTGCTGCAGCTATCGGTGAATATCTGGGCGAAGCTGGCGCTGGTCTGGTATTGAACGTAACGGAACAGTCTTCTATTGACGCATTATTTGATGCTATCAAAGCAAAATATGGTGAAGTTGATATTCTGGTTAATAACGCCGGTATCACGCGTGACAATTTGCTGATGCGTATGAAAGATGACGAGTGGGATGATATCATCCAGACGAATCTTTCCTCAGTTTACCGTTTATCTAAAGCGGTATTACGCAGCATGATGAAAAAACGCCACGGCCGTATCATTAGCATTGGCTCTGTTGTGGGTACAATGGGCAATGCGGGCCAAACTAACTATGCAGCAGCTAAAGCGGGTTTGTTAGGGTTTACCAAATCATTAGCTCGTGAAGTCGGTTCCCGTGGGATCACAGTAAACGCTGTTGCTCCCGGTTTTATTGAAACAGATATGACGCATGTTCTGAATGATGAACAGCGTAACGGAATTCTGAGTCAAGTGCCTGCCGGCCGCTTGGGGTCTGCTCAGGAAATTGCTTCTGCAGTGGCATTTTTGGCCTCTGATGAGGCTGCTTATATCACCGGTGAAACATTGCATGTTAACGGTGGTATGTACATGGTTTAA
- the acpP gene encoding acyl carrier protein, which translates to MSTIEERVKKIIIEQLGVKEEDVKSAASFVDDLGADSLDTVELVMALEEEFDTEIPDEDAEKITTVQAAIDYILSHQD; encoded by the coding sequence ATGAGTACTATCGAAGAACGCGTAAAAAAAATTATCATCGAACAACTGGGTGTTAAAGAAGAAGACGTTAAATCAGCAGCATCTTTTGTTGATGATTTGGGTGCTGACTCTTTGGATACCGTTGAGCTGGTAATGGCGCTGGAAGAAGAGTTCGATACTGAAATCCCTGATGAAGATGCAGAAAAGATCACTACTGTTCAAGCTGCTATCGATTACATCCTTTCTCATCAGGACTAA